Proteins co-encoded in one Alphaproteobacteria bacterium genomic window:
- a CDS encoding L-glutamate gamma-semialdehyde dehydrogenase yields MTRAAQKQDSTIPLDTLLLEVSSNALLDETRAVNALLAATKPLTAMDTGVRTRASELITKQRAIGAGTAVEAFLQSYGLSTKEGIAMLCLAEALLRIPDSTTADSLIEDTFKSGNWKQHLGQSDSTLVNAGTWGLMLTGEVLKLDSGDSLASWFGGLVKRSGEPVIRQALRSAMGFIGQQFVMGEDIDDAIKNAAKPEKQGYMMSYDILGEGARTQKQAAHYVDAYMAAIAKIGANRTGELFSKPGISVKLSALHPRYAYLQRDRVLVELLPRLKTIVREAMKHDIAVSLDAEEANRLDLHLILYYELLRDPEFAAFEGIGFVLQAYQKRAFYAVDALIHMARETGHKIPVRLVKGAYWDSEIKYAQVNGLSGYPVFTEKFYTDLSYLACAQKMLAATDVLYPQFATHNALTVATIIELAKTKSLAVSAFEFQRLHGMGESLHDQLVGEYRSRIYAPVGAHKDLLAYLIRRLLENGANTSFVHLLLDQATPIDSLTESPITLSLAANSMPSAAIPLPVNLYGNRKNSGGFELGYRAEYERVTSALKPLLSKKYEAPRDTNVKEIPNLFAAAKTAQKSWDVTPIATRAEMLRKAADILEAEQMEWIALLQQEGKKTIYDALAEIREAADFCRYYALHAEQLFTPQTLTGPTGESNVLSLHGCGVFVCISPWNFPLAIFMGQVVAALVAGNCVLAKPAEQTPAIAAKAVEALHRAGVPQDVLQLVCGKGETVGAALIKSPHTAGVCFTGSTYVAKLIQRSLAEKDGPIVPLIAETGGQNVMIVDSSALLEQAVDDIITSAFGSAGQRCSALRCVFVQEDIVPALRELLMGAMDELRLGDPKELTTEIGPVIDEEAQTKLKAHKKALIRAVRWYHSTPVDAANIAYDSFVIPHVFPIQSLSDLEEEHFGPILHFISFKAKELPHVIEQIHATGYGLTFGLHTRLRSGMDEILSAVHVGNRYVNRSMIGAVVGVQPFGGEGLSGTGPKAGGPYYLLRFAHERTTTINTAAIGGNVELLS; encoded by the coding sequence ATGACGCGCGCCGCACAAAAGCAAGATTCAACCATTCCACTCGACACATTGTTGCTTGAGGTCAGCAGCAACGCCTTGCTCGACGAAACACGCGCCGTGAACGCACTGCTTGCGGCAACCAAACCTCTCACAGCAATGGACACGGGCGTACGCACCCGCGCCAGCGAACTCATCACCAAACAGCGCGCGATTGGTGCTGGCACGGCCGTAGAGGCATTCTTACAATCCTACGGCCTCTCCACCAAAGAAGGCATCGCCATGCTTTGCTTGGCAGAAGCGCTGCTGCGTATCCCCGACAGCACCACCGCCGATTCGCTGATTGAAGACACTTTCAAATCAGGCAACTGGAAACAGCATTTAGGGCAAAGCGATTCGACATTGGTCAACGCAGGCACATGGGGACTAATGCTTACCGGTGAAGTGCTTAAACTGGATTCGGGCGACTCGCTCGCTTCTTGGTTTGGTGGACTTGTAAAACGTTCGGGTGAGCCCGTCATTCGCCAAGCACTGCGCTCTGCTATGGGTTTCATCGGCCAGCAGTTTGTCATGGGCGAAGACATTGACGACGCGATTAAGAACGCCGCCAAGCCTGAAAAGCAAGGCTACATGATGTCCTATGACATTCTGGGCGAAGGCGCGCGTACCCAAAAACAAGCAGCACATTATGTCGATGCCTATATGGCAGCGATTGCCAAAATCGGCGCGAATCGCACGGGTGAATTATTTTCTAAACCAGGCATTTCCGTAAAGCTTTCCGCCCTGCATCCGCGCTATGCCTATTTGCAGCGCGACCGTGTACTCGTTGAGCTTCTGCCGCGCCTCAAAACCATCGTACGCGAAGCCATGAAACACGACATCGCCGTATCGTTGGACGCAGAGGAAGCCAACCGTCTCGACCTTCATTTGATACTCTATTATGAGCTTCTGCGTGATCCAGAATTCGCTGCGTTCGAAGGTATTGGCTTTGTATTACAGGCCTATCAAAAGCGTGCATTCTACGCCGTTGATGCCCTCATTCACATGGCGCGCGAAACGGGCCATAAAATCCCCGTGCGTCTCGTGAAAGGCGCTTATTGGGACAGCGAAATAAAATATGCCCAAGTGAATGGATTAAGCGGTTATCCTGTCTTCACGGAGAAATTCTACACCGATCTTTCCTATCTTGCCTGCGCGCAAAAAATGCTTGCTGCAACAGACGTGCTCTATCCGCAATTTGCTACGCATAATGCCCTCACCGTCGCCACGATTATCGAATTAGCAAAAACAAAATCGCTGGCCGTGTCGGCCTTCGAATTCCAGCGCTTGCATGGCATGGGCGAGAGCCTGCATGACCAACTGGTGGGCGAATATCGCAGCCGCATTTACGCGCCCGTAGGTGCACACAAAGACTTGCTGGCGTATCTCATTCGTCGCTTATTGGAAAACGGCGCGAATACCAGTTTTGTCCATTTACTGCTCGACCAAGCCACGCCGATTGACTCCCTCACCGAAAGTCCGATTACGCTATCACTTGCCGCTAATTCCATGCCAAGCGCTGCGATTCCATTACCTGTAAATCTGTATGGTAATCGCAAGAATTCTGGTGGCTTTGAGCTTGGCTATCGTGCCGAATATGAGCGCGTAACCAGCGCTCTGAAACCACTTCTCAGCAAAAAATATGAAGCGCCAAGGGACACTAACGTAAAAGAAATACCCAACCTCTTTGCTGCAGCAAAAACTGCGCAAAAATCATGGGACGTAACACCCATCGCCACCCGCGCAGAGATGCTACGAAAGGCAGCCGATATACTCGAAGCCGAGCAAATGGAGTGGATTGCGCTGCTACAGCAAGAGGGCAAAAAAACCATCTATGATGCGCTAGCTGAAATCCGTGAGGCAGCCGACTTCTGTCGCTATTACGCACTTCATGCCGAGCAGCTCTTCACCCCGCAAACGCTTACGGGACCAACGGGTGAAAGCAACGTGCTAAGCTTACATGGTTGTGGTGTGTTCGTGTGTATCAGCCCGTGGAATTTTCCTCTCGCTATTTTCATGGGCCAAGTCGTTGCCGCACTCGTTGCGGGCAATTGCGTGCTTGCCAAACCCGCCGAACAAACACCTGCGATTGCGGCAAAAGCAGTTGAAGCATTGCACCGCGCGGGCGTTCCCCAAGACGTACTACAACTCGTCTGCGGCAAAGGTGAAACCGTGGGCGCCGCGCTGATTAAATCGCCACACACGGCAGGTGTCTGCTTTACGGGCTCTACCTATGTGGCCAAACTTATCCAGCGTTCTTTGGCCGAAAAAGACGGACCAATCGTGCCACTCATTGCTGAAACGGGTGGCCAGAACGTAATGATTGTCGACAGCTCGGCACTACTCGAACAAGCGGTGGATGATATCATCACCAGCGCCTTTGGTTCGGCGGGTCAACGCTGCTCGGCGCTACGCTGCGTCTTCGTGCAGGAAGATATTGTGCCTGCGCTGCGTGAATTGCTCATGGGCGCGATGGATGAATTGCGCCTCGGCGATCCAAAAGAACTCACCACCGAGATCGGCCCCGTGATCGACGAAGAAGCCCAAACCAAACTAAAAGCACATAAAAAGGCTCTGATTCGCGCCGTACGCTGGTATCACTCCACCCCCGTAGATGCCGCTAATATCGCGTATGACAGCTTCGTGATACCACATGTATTCCCCATCCAGTCCCTTAGCGACTTGGAGGAAGAGCATTTCGGTCCCATCCTGCATTTCATCAGCTTCAAGGCTAAAGAGCTGCCACACGTCATCGAGCAAATTCACGCAACAGGTTATGGCCTCACCTTCGGCCTACATACGCGCCTAAGAAGCGGGATGGACGAAATCCTAAGCGCTGTCCATGTCGGCAATC
- a CDS encoding sulfate ABC transporter substrate-binding protein, producing the protein MVKWFTILTLTLAASHAFAKPERETLLHVSYDATRELFADYNRHFKSTHPKARIRMSHGGSGKQARSVMDGLPADVVSLALEYDVEMIAQKRAKPVVPRVPFYSTIVFLVRAGNPKQIYDWGDLTRPDVRVLTPNPKSSGGARWGYLAAWGYAQARYGENSPAARDYMKSWLRHVPVFDTGARAATTNFVRRKQGDVLITWENEAHLAQKYFGADAFEIVMPRVTIKAEPVVAVLSEAAIANDYVEGLFGPDAQALAVQHFFRSATMRDDLQSLNHTRVLNIEAFGGWKKAQAEHFDANGLFDQFMKRSE; encoded by the coding sequence ATGGTAAAATGGTTTACTATTCTGACGCTGACATTAGCCGCTTCTCACGCATTCGCCAAGCCCGAACGTGAAACACTTCTACATGTTTCGTATGATGCGACGCGTGAGCTTTTTGCTGACTATAATCGCCACTTCAAGAGCACTCACCCCAAGGCGCGTATTCGCATGTCGCATGGTGGGTCGGGGAAACAGGCCCGCTCCGTTATGGATGGTCTGCCAGCAGACGTAGTATCGCTAGCGCTAGAGTATGATGTTGAGATGATTGCACAAAAACGCGCCAAGCCCGTCGTGCCACGTGTCCCGTTTTATTCGACAATCGTGTTTTTGGTGCGGGCGGGAAATCCCAAACAAATCTATGATTGGGGTGATTTGACGCGACCAGATGTGCGGGTATTGACGCCCAATCCCAAAAGCTCAGGCGGCGCAAGGTGGGGCTATTTGGCGGCGTGGGGTTATGCCCAAGCGCGCTATGGTGAAAATTCCCCAGCAGCGCGTGACTACATGAAATCATGGCTTAGGCATGTGCCGGTATTTGATACGGGAGCGCGTGCCGCGACCACCAATTTTGTGCGACGTAAGCAAGGCGACGTGTTGATTACGTGGGAGAATGAAGCGCATCTGGCGCAGAAATATTTTGGAGCGGACGCATTCGAAATTGTGATGCCGCGAGTGACTATAAAGGCAGAGCCAGTGGTGGCGGTGCTTAGTGAAGCTGCCATCGCCAATGACTATGTTGAAGGGCTTTTTGGGCCAGATGCACAAGCTCTTGCCGTGCAGCATTTTTTCCGCTCAGCGACAATGCGTGATGATTTGCAAAGCTTGAATCATACGCGCGTGCTAAACATCGAAGCGTTCGGAGGCTGGAAAAAAGCCCAAGCAGAACATTTTGACGCAAATGGCCTATTCGACCAATTCATGAAGAGGTCCGAATGA
- the cysT gene encoding sulfate ABC transporter permease subunit CysT, with translation MKFRPFALTAHSVLPAYPLAMGTTLLCLFSIVVLPLAVLVLSVTQLTWVEIMRVATDARVLASFRVSIMAAVGSAMIAGILGIVIAWVLVRYEFAGRGFLNALIDLPFALPTAIAGIALCAVYAPDGWVGGYLQSIGIELVFNQAGIWLALIFVGLPYVVRALEPVLEALDSEIEEAALSLGATHGQMFLRVLLPHLFPALVSGFSLALARGFGEFGSVIFLSSNIPQVAEIVPLVILVKLEEYDMAGAHVIAVMMLMVSFAVLYGLNSVQQWKVSRVV, from the coding sequence ATGAAATTCCGCCCCTTCGCATTGACGGCGCATAGCGTGCTTCCTGCCTATCCTCTTGCGATGGGCACAACACTATTGTGCTTGTTTAGTATTGTGGTGCTGCCATTGGCGGTGCTGGTGTTGAGCGTGACGCAACTTACATGGGTAGAGATCATGCGCGTTGCAACGGACGCGCGGGTGCTAGCGTCGTTTCGCGTCAGCATCATGGCTGCCGTTGGCTCAGCGATGATTGCGGGGATTTTGGGTATAGTGATTGCGTGGGTGTTGGTGCGTTATGAATTTGCAGGGCGTGGCTTTCTCAACGCGTTGATTGATTTACCGTTTGCATTGCCGACGGCGATTGCAGGCATTGCGCTTTGCGCCGTTTATGCACCCGATGGTTGGGTTGGCGGCTATCTGCAATCTATCGGAATTGAGTTGGTGTTTAATCAGGCAGGCATCTGGCTGGCACTAATATTTGTTGGCTTGCCTTATGTTGTGCGCGCACTTGAGCCAGTGTTGGAAGCGCTCGATAGCGAAATCGAAGAGGCCGCACTTTCGCTTGGTGCAACTCATGGGCAGATGTTTTTGCGCGTGTTGTTGCCGCATTTATTTCCAGCGCTGGTCTCTGGATTTTCGCTCGCGCTGGCGCGAGGATTTGGTGAATTTGGCTCAGTTATTTTTCTTTCCAGCAATATTCCGCAAGTGGCAGAAATTGTGCCGCTAGTGATTTTGGTGAAGCTCGAAGAATATGATATGGCGGGTGCGCATGTGATTGCGGTGATGATGCTTATGGTTTCGTTTGCGGTGCTTTACGGACTTAACAGCGTGCAGCAATGGAAAGTGAGTCGCGTCGTATGA
- the cysW gene encoding sulfate ABC transporter permease subunit CysW → MESESRRMKHMATHEPLAWRMGLSLIAISAILLLIVLPVIAVFTEAFSQGLAVFLESISEADAAAAIMLTVVVAAIAVPFNVVFGVAASWAIAKFQFRGKRLLLTLIDLPFSVSPVISGVAFVLLFGVHGLIGDWLVRHDIEIIFALPGLVLTTIFVTFPFVARELIPLMQEQGREEEEAAIMLGATPWQMFSQVTLPNIRLGLLYGVLLCNARAMGEFGAVSVVSGHIRGETTTIPLYVEMLYNEYNFAAAFAVASVLTLLALITLAAKQWVERRKLHGH, encoded by the coding sequence ATGGAAAGTGAGTCGCGTCGTATGAAGCACATGGCAACGCATGAACCGCTCGCATGGCGAATGGGCCTGTCTTTAATCGCGATTAGCGCGATTTTGCTGCTGATCGTCTTGCCTGTTATTGCGGTTTTCACAGAGGCCTTTAGCCAAGGTCTTGCGGTGTTTCTAGAAAGCATCAGTGAAGCGGATGCGGCGGCGGCGATTATGCTTACAGTGGTGGTCGCGGCGATTGCTGTGCCATTCAATGTGGTATTTGGCGTGGCTGCAAGTTGGGCGATTGCGAAGTTCCAGTTTCGCGGCAAGCGCTTGCTGCTAACGTTGATTGACCTGCCCTTCTCGGTGTCGCCTGTGATATCGGGCGTTGCGTTTGTACTGCTCTTTGGCGTGCATGGATTGATCGGTGATTGGTTGGTGCGCCATGATATCGAGATTATTTTTGCGCTGCCCGGCTTGGTGCTTACCACCATATTTGTGACCTTCCCTTTTGTGGCGCGAGAATTAATCCCCCTTATGCAAGAACAGGGGCGCGAAGAGGAAGAGGCTGCGATAATGTTAGGCGCAACGCCGTGGCAAATGTTCTCGCAAGTGACCTTGCCAAACATTCGACTTGGACTGCTTTATGGCGTGCTTTTATGTAATGCGCGCGCCATGGGCGAGTTTGGTGCTGTCTCGGTCGTATCGGGTCATATACGTGGTGAGACAACAACCATTCCGCTTTATGTGGAGATGCTTTATAACGAATATAACTTTGCGGCAGCCTTTGCGGTAGCGTCGGTATTGACGTTGCTTGCGCTCATCACTTTGGCTGCTAAGCAATGGGTGGAGAGGAGGAAGCTGCATGGGCATTAG
- a CDS encoding TOBE-like domain-containing protein: MGISIQQVSKRFREFSALKDVSLSIADGELIALLGPSGSGKTTLLRMIAGLEKPDKGVIQIASKANVSARSAVGFVFQHYALFKHMSVFENVAFGLRVRKGAHKLSEEVIHEKVMKLLNLVHLESYHARYPSQLSGGQRQRVALARALAVEPKILLLDEPFGALDAKVRKELRRWMRRLHEELNITTIFVTHDQEEAMEMADRVVVMSQGKIEQVGTPEQVYLQPANGFVYDFLGHYNEFDAWQLPDGTLLLQEGEKQEPVRLLSEKSNDWVKKIPLLSRLLRAEQPKIPVSQTKSVASNTVGVPVKVFCRPHELYFYITREPGTVKAEIIHMNPAGPLVKIELERENGALLDAELPKTVVDQLHLMKHQAVYVMPKNMKVFA, from the coding sequence ATGGGCATTAGCATACAGCAGGTCAGTAAGCGATTTCGGGAATTCAGCGCGCTCAAGGATGTGTCGCTGTCGATTGCGGACGGGGAGTTGATAGCGTTGCTTGGGCCCTCTGGTTCGGGCAAGACGACGTTGCTGCGCATGATAGCGGGGCTTGAGAAACCCGATAAGGGCGTCATCCAGATTGCCTCAAAAGCGAATGTCTCAGCACGCAGTGCGGTGGGCTTTGTGTTTCAGCATTATGCATTATTCAAACATATGAGCGTTTTTGAAAACGTTGCGTTTGGTCTTCGTGTGCGCAAGGGTGCGCACAAACTTTCCGAAGAAGTGATTCATGAGAAGGTCATGAAGTTGCTCAATCTTGTGCATTTGGAATCCTATCATGCGCGTTACCCGTCGCAGCTTTCGGGTGGACAGCGCCAGCGTGTCGCGTTGGCGAGAGCGCTAGCGGTGGAGCCAAAAATTCTACTGCTCGATGAGCCCTTTGGTGCGCTAGATGCGAAGGTGCGCAAAGAGCTAAGACGTTGGATGCGCAGGTTGCATGAGGAGCTGAACATCACCACGATTTTCGTAACGCATGACCAAGAAGAAGCCATGGAAATGGCCGATAGAGTGGTGGTGATGAGCCAGGGGAAAATCGAGCAAGTGGGAACGCCCGAGCAGGTATATTTACAACCCGCTAACGGCTTCGTGTATGATTTCTTGGGGCATTATAACGAGTTTGACGCGTGGCAATTGCCCGACGGAACGTTGCTTCTACAAGAGGGCGAAAAGCAAGAACCCGTGCGCTTGCTAAGCGAGAAAAGTAATGATTGGGTAAAGAAGATTCCCCTGCTTTCGCGCTTGTTGCGCGCCGAACAGCCCAAGATACCCGTGTCACAAACCAAGAGCGTTGCGTCCAATACGGTTGGGGTTCCCGTGAAGGTATTTTGCAGACCACATGAGCTCTATTTTTACATTACACGTGAGCCGGGAACGGTGAAGGCCGAGATCATTCACATGAATCCTGCGGGTCCGCTTGTGAAAATTGAACTAGAGCGCGAGAATGGCGCATTGCTGGATGCAGAATTGCCTAAAACGGTTGTCGATCAATTGCATTTGATGAAGCACCAAGCAGTCTATGTCATGCCTAAAAATATGAAGGTGTTTGCTTAA
- a CDS encoding HAD family hydrolase: MPDSVFTIPHSDHPANNKLVVGLDLNGTLLNYDKQTGAVTPIKGALETLKYLKAQNIPFFIATNDDGDKLSVEEKLMKAFPEDYESIFGNLDTPDHGFPIFKAGKESLRRKPAPFLLLDGYKNYEGYKRVYIGNTPHDMRAAERAGALPILVGEPRQEHNLPIETSHSITHQDLPETLHMLRYDHLLNFSDDPQKASEIKNPHAGKKNLVRITQGKDDLQTLLARAQEMQYALVRKAILVTFRTFLKTRDNASDLLESVEKSTEEKWSKLSDEERSRTPKDKYLAMHFNKLAKEMRLDIRIIANGPKNEERTKDKALARGKEENAIDDLIRIKFTSKSFPETLHHIRDRLVTSYPHVIESMHMRDGGNVSDEFNIAFHGLIADISIGEKDQVNRADRISHLMYEIRRDFELPNDSKLESVIQRIRFWSRLIEHMMQDDFVANVNSHPSLESYINHVSRGLAQEKNSPIPDHDITKVLRAIDNKETLFYLSTFLRDYIGHKDARAEASPTTLQRREDLVIPAMMDDELEALSPDEKKERVADAVTQLQNVHKLVHIAYIRDADPSWQQEYVKMARELNQKKGAEIIPERMLDMINNKPKSEPLQPVRER; encoded by the coding sequence ATGCCCGACTCGGTATTTACAATCCCGCATAGCGACCACCCGGCCAATAACAAATTGGTGGTAGGACTGGACCTGAATGGTACGCTGCTAAATTACGACAAACAAACGGGCGCTGTAACGCCTATAAAGGGCGCGCTTGAGACCCTGAAATATCTCAAAGCACAAAATATACCCTTCTTCATCGCCACAAACGATGATGGCGACAAGCTATCTGTCGAAGAAAAGCTTATGAAGGCTTTCCCGGAAGATTATGAGTCCATCTTCGGAAACCTAGATACGCCAGACCATGGCTTTCCTATTTTCAAAGCAGGAAAAGAATCACTACGGCGCAAGCCAGCTCCCTTCCTATTGCTGGATGGCTATAAGAATTATGAAGGCTATAAACGCGTCTACATCGGAAACACACCGCATGATATGCGGGCCGCCGAGCGTGCGGGCGCACTGCCAATATTAGTGGGCGAGCCACGCCAAGAACATAACTTGCCAATCGAAACAAGCCACAGCATTACGCACCAGGACCTCCCTGAAACGCTACATATGCTGCGCTACGACCATTTGCTTAATTTCAGTGATGATCCGCAGAAAGCTAGCGAAATAAAAAATCCCCACGCGGGCAAAAAGAATTTGGTGCGCATCACCCAAGGTAAGGATGATCTGCAAACACTACTCGCTCGTGCGCAGGAAATGCAATATGCGCTCGTGCGCAAGGCCATTCTGGTTACCTTCCGTACATTCCTGAAAACACGCGACAACGCATCGGATCTTTTAGAAAGCGTGGAAAAAAGTACCGAAGAAAAGTGGTCAAAACTATCCGACGAAGAGAGAAGCAGAACCCCTAAAGACAAGTACCTCGCCATGCATTTCAACAAACTCGCCAAAGAAATGCGCTTGGATATTCGCATTATTGCCAATGGTCCCAAAAATGAAGAACGCACTAAAGATAAGGCGCTGGCACGTGGCAAAGAAGAAAATGCGATTGATGATTTGATTCGTATTAAATTCACTTCAAAAAGTTTTCCTGAAACGCTGCATCATATTCGCGACCGCCTCGTCACTAGCTACCCACACGTCATAGAATCGATGCATATGCGCGATGGTGGGAATGTGAGCGACGAGTTTAATATCGCTTTTCACGGCCTTATTGCCGACATCAGCATTGGTGAAAAAGATCAGGTCAATCGCGCAGATCGCATCAGTCATTTGATGTACGAAATACGTCGTGATTTTGAACTTCCCAATGATTCCAAGCTGGAAAGTGTGATTCAACGCATTCGCTTTTGGTCACGCTTGATTGAGCACATGATGCAAGATGATTTCGTGGCCAATGTTAATTCGCACCCGTCGCTGGAATCCTATATAAATCATGTAAGCAGAGGCCTTGCTCAGGAAAAGAATAGCCCAATTCCTGATCACGATATTACTAAAGTTTTGAGGGCCATCGACAACAAAGAAACCCTATTTTATCTTTCTACATTCTTACGCGACTACATCGGCCACAAAGACGCTCGCGCTGAAGCTTCTCCGACCACACTACAGCGCCGAGAAGATCTTGTTATCCCAGCCATGATGGATGATGAGCTGGAAGCTCTAAGCCCTGACGAAAAGAAGGAGAGAGTGGCAGACGCCGTTACCCAACTACAAAACGTGCACAAGCTTGTTCATATCGCCTATATTCGTGACGCGGATCCTAGCTGGCAGCAAGAATATGTAAAAATGGCGCGCGAACTGAACCAGAAAAAGGGCGCCGAGATTATTCCAGAGCGCATGTTGGATATGATTAATAACAAACCAAAAAGCGAGCCTCTACAGCCTGTGAGGGAACGATGA
- a CDS encoding NADP-dependent isocitrate dehydrogenase, whose product MAKISVNTPVVELDGDEMTRIIWQMIKDKLILPFLDIKLEYYDLGIEKRDETNDQITVDAANAIKKHGVGIKCATITPDEARVKEFGLKQMWKSPNGTIRNILDGTIFRAPIICKNIPRYVPGWTAPIIVGRHAFGDQYRATDIIVDRPGRLVMKFTPDDGSEVYEQEVYHFKSAGVAMCMYNLNRSIEGFARACFNYALTVNYPVYLSTKNTILKKYDGDFKHIFQRVFDTEFKERFEASKLWYEHRLIDDLVAYAIKSNGGFVWACKNYDGDVQSDVVAQGFGSLGLMTSILLTPDGKTVETEAAHGTVTRHFRDHQAGKETSTNPIASIYAWTSGLRYRAKFDNNTALEAFCTTLEKAVIDTVEAGIMTKDLALLVGTQQKYVTTGQFIDAVAARLSA is encoded by the coding sequence ATGGCCAAAATATCCGTTAATACCCCCGTTGTAGAACTTGATGGTGATGAAATGACACGGATCATCTGGCAGATGATTAAGGATAAGCTTATCCTTCCCTTCCTCGACATTAAGCTGGAGTACTACGACCTCGGTATTGAGAAGCGTGACGAGACGAATGATCAGATTACCGTCGATGCTGCCAATGCCATCAAGAAGCACGGCGTGGGCATTAAGTGCGCGACCATCACGCCTGATGAGGCGCGGGTCAAAGAATTCGGCCTTAAGCAAATGTGGAAGTCGCCTAACGGTACGATTCGTAACATCTTGGACGGTACGATTTTCCGTGCACCGATTATCTGCAAAAATATCCCGCGCTATGTGCCAGGCTGGACGGCGCCGATTATCGTAGGCCGTCATGCGTTTGGTGACCAGTACCGTGCAACGGATATTATTGTTGATCGCCCTGGTAGACTGGTGATGAAATTCACGCCTGATGACGGTAGTGAGGTTTACGAACAGGAAGTCTATCACTTCAAGAGCGCCGGGGTGGCGATGTGTATGTATAACCTTAATCGCTCGATTGAGGGTTTTGCACGTGCCTGCTTCAATTATGCGTTGACGGTGAATTACCCCGTCTATCTTTCGACCAAGAACACCATTCTCAAGAAATACGATGGTGACTTTAAGCACATCTTTCAGCGCGTGTTCGACACGGAATTTAAGGAGCGTTTTGAAGCCTCTAAATTGTGGTACGAGCATCGCTTGATTGATGATTTGGTTGCTTATGCCATCAAGTCGAATGGTGGTTTTGTGTGGGCCTGCAAGAACTACGATGGCGACGTGCAGTCGGACGTGGTGGCGCAGGGATTCGGTTCGCTCGGCCTTATGACCTCTATCCTGCTAACGCCAGATGGTAAAACAGTTGAGACCGAAGCGGCGCACGGAACCGTCACGCGGCATTTCCGCGATCACCAGGCGGGCAAAGAAACGAGCACGAACCCCATCGCGAGTATCTATGCATGGACCTCAGGCCTCAGATACCGCGCGAAGTTTGATAATAATACTGCGCTGGAAGCATTCTGCACCACGCTTGAGAAAGCGGTGATTGATACAGTTGAGGCGGGCATCATGACCAAAGACCTAGCTTTACTAGTAGGCACACAGCAAAAATACGTGACGACGGGGCAGTTCATTGACGCAGTTGCCGCACGTTTGAGTGCGTAA
- a CDS encoding tyrosine recombinase XerC — protein MSKGPLAPEIALHIRDWLKELSGVKRASTHSVTAYTHDVSAFLAFLHQHTGETVTNATLTTLEERDVRAWLAFRLKRGYAKSSNARAISALRTFFRFLHKHTGLENTAVMNISAPKLDKPLPKAPNESQANAALDGLLDFDRKTWINARNHALAILLYGAGLRISEALSLTVNDIRHKDSLRVRGKGAKYRQVPVLPIIRDAVEAYLKCSPFHQDNDDSVPLFYGARGKAMQPAIFQRLVRDIRRQLGLPESLTPHALRHAFATHLLSRGAELRDIQELLGHASLSTTQRYTHVDAARLLSAYQDAHPLAE, from the coding sequence ATGAGCAAAGGCCCCCTAGCACCCGAAATCGCACTTCACATCCGTGACTGGCTGAAAGAACTTTCAGGCGTCAAGCGTGCAAGCACGCACAGCGTCACTGCCTATACGCATGATGTTAGCGCCTTTCTGGCATTCTTACACCAGCACACGGGCGAAACCGTAACCAACGCAACACTCACCACCCTAGAAGAGCGAGATGTGCGCGCGTGGCTTGCCTTCCGCCTTAAGCGCGGTTACGCGAAAAGTTCAAACGCACGTGCCATTTCCGCACTACGCACCTTCTTCCGCTTCCTGCATAAACATACGGGGCTTGAGAATACTGCCGTTATGAATATCTCGGCACCCAAACTCGATAAGCCGCTTCCCAAAGCGCCCAATGAGTCACAAGCCAACGCGGCGCTGGATGGCCTGCTCGACTTTGATCGCAAGACATGGATCAACGCACGCAATCATGCGCTCGCTATACTGCTTTATGGTGCGGGCCTACGTATCAGCGAGGCGCTCTCACTTACCGTGAACGATATTCGTCACAAAGATTCGCTGCGCGTACGCGGCAAGGGTGCAAAATACAGACAAGTTCCTGTGCTGCCCATTATTCGTGACGCCGTAGAGGCGTATTTGAAATGCTCGCCCTTCCATCAAGACAATGACGACAGCGTACCGCTATTTTATGGCGCACGCGGCAAGGCCATGCAGCCTGCGATCTTTCAACGCCTCGTGCGTGACATACGCCGCCAGCTCGGATTACCCGAATCACTCACACCACACGCACTACGCCATGCTTTTGCAACGCACCTGCTGAGTCGTGGCGCAGAGCTGCGCGATATCCAAGAACTACTCGGCCACGCATCGCTTAGCACGACGCAGCGCTACACGCATGTCGATGCTGCACGACTACTAAGCGCCTATCAAGACGCGCACCCATTGGCAGAATAA